A window from Gimesia sp. encodes these proteins:
- a CDS encoding sigma-70 family RNA polymerase sigma factor, giving the protein MTDLEPEEFVSRFDAQPTRWSVIQRAHGESLAGGAEARQYLVMRYSPAIRRYVRAITRDEHLADEISQDVMVRLLQGDFAGADPQKGRFRDLLKVAVRNMVRNLWSKQKVRRTVDYDLDLNADDSNNETDAAWTESWRDQVLSLAWSQLENYQQNHEGSVAYSILKLRTDDPDCSSEELAERLSQEIGKPVRADQARQQLRRARVRFAELLVAEVADAINVTTPERLEDELAQLQLLDRIRDVLPADWSSNSG; this is encoded by the coding sequence ATGACAGATCTGGAACCTGAAGAATTTGTATCCCGTTTCGATGCACAGCCGACACGCTGGAGCGTCATCCAGAGGGCGCACGGTGAATCGCTCGCGGGCGGTGCCGAGGCAAGACAGTATCTGGTCATGCGGTACTCGCCGGCCATCCGACGCTACGTCCGCGCAATCACTCGTGACGAGCACCTGGCAGATGAGATTTCGCAGGATGTCATGGTCCGGTTGCTCCAGGGCGATTTTGCTGGCGCTGATCCACAGAAAGGACGCTTCCGGGATCTGCTCAAAGTAGCTGTTCGCAATATGGTGCGTAACCTGTGGTCCAAACAAAAAGTCCGGCGCACTGTCGATTACGACCTGGACCTGAATGCCGACGACTCAAACAATGAGACGGACGCCGCCTGGACCGAGAGTTGGAGAGATCAGGTCCTGAGCCTTGCCTGGTCGCAACTCGAGAACTATCAGCAGAATCATGAAGGTAGCGTCGCTTACAGTATCCTGAAATTGCGAACCGATGATCCGGATTGCTCTTCCGAAGAACTGGCCGAGCGGCTGAGCCAGGAAATCGGCAAACCGGTCCGCGCTGATCAGGCACGCCAGCAGTTACGACGGGCACGTGTCCGCTTTGCAGAGTTGCTTGTGGCGGAAGTCGCAGATGCGATTAACGTCACAACTCCGGAGCGACTTGAGGATGAACTGGCACAGTTACAGCTATTGGATCGAATCCGCGATGTACTGCCGGCAGACTGGTCTTCGAACTCCGGTTGA
- a CDS encoding serine/threonine-protein kinase yields the protein MASTAPLPEIPGFRLISILGQGGMGCVYLAQHLDLERLVALKVVAAAGTTSPSLLSRFREESRAVAAVTHPGVCQIYEAGESNGLPYLAMEYVEGVTLSEALRAQLPSPTESAKSILAISEAIEACHQAGILHRDLKPSNVMQAKDGNIKVMDFGLAKRLHAGDEHKTQTGEIIGTPSYMAPEQASGVVKQFSPATDVYAIGAILYELLTGRPPFQTPDLMQTIMLVLTEEPISPRKLQPRVPADLETICLKCLEKKPQKRYQSAADLAEDIRRFLEHRPVEARRTPFWEKSWKWARRHPVYTVLATVSVLTLVAAVLGVTFHVERLEVALNRSERLFQGSQELGRWLVNEHIPQIARLRGGSTQQEELVSKTLAHLQRLEQDVAADRTLAEYIAQAYLRIAEIQSDPFFATDVRLQQAVESYRNTLQLYEDLEQHAGADAVSLRQPRAEILIRLTQLNQQLGENSVAREEVHKASELLAGIPQPDRNTRLLTLKADWLTVQLDREQLSSQDCLDRCQKLMMQCDELKKSGDDPALAELQAQLSLLMAEVVETSQPGTFANSLRLVSEHLEDAISYFEEPAQQDLHVVWQQARTRSRLAQVLDADNQQKKADQLLEQAIEQQQSLVNEIPESPVITLSLLKFLEQRLALEIAVPDLDAALQTAQIHQQFSEKLFLSNPKEFREQFQRSHGLLADVQRLRFRYDAAADHLREAIELARNDSSRQQQAILAGLLRAYAELLAEGDRQHSTVPERLKSLQQAVAFLNESLEIYEKLETATQSPSESPYWKSVALKHQLETEMEQLKLRTLERGRTTIPPATLDAPKPVQQKQQ from the coding sequence ATGGCCTCTACCGCACCACTACCTGAGATACCGGGCTTCCGCCTGATTTCAATTCTCGGTCAGGGAGGTATGGGTTGTGTCTATCTCGCACAACACCTGGACCTCGAAAGGCTTGTCGCGCTCAAGGTCGTTGCTGCGGCGGGCACAACATCTCCGTCATTGTTGTCGCGTTTTCGAGAAGAATCGAGGGCTGTCGCAGCAGTAACTCATCCTGGTGTCTGTCAGATCTATGAAGCCGGAGAGTCAAATGGTCTACCTTACCTGGCGATGGAGTACGTCGAAGGTGTGACGTTGTCCGAGGCATTGAGAGCCCAATTGCCTTCCCCCACCGAGTCGGCAAAGTCGATTCTCGCGATCTCCGAAGCGATCGAAGCCTGCCATCAGGCCGGAATACTCCACCGCGATCTGAAACCCTCCAACGTCATGCAGGCCAAGGACGGGAATATTAAAGTCATGGACTTCGGTCTCGCCAAACGTCTGCACGCGGGTGACGAACACAAAACACAAACCGGCGAAATCATAGGCACGCCCAGCTACATGGCGCCAGAACAGGCAAGCGGTGTCGTCAAGCAGTTTTCACCTGCCACCGATGTCTATGCCATTGGCGCAATCCTCTACGAACTTCTGACCGGACGCCCCCCCTTTCAGACCCCTGACCTGATGCAGACCATCATGCTGGTCTTGACCGAGGAGCCAATCAGCCCGCGCAAATTACAGCCACGGGTTCCAGCAGATCTGGAAACCATTTGCCTGAAATGTCTCGAGAAAAAACCGCAGAAGCGCTATCAGTCTGCCGCCGATCTCGCCGAAGATATTCGGCGGTTTCTCGAGCATCGTCCCGTTGAGGCACGGCGTACGCCCTTCTGGGAAAAAAGCTGGAAATGGGCTCGTCGTCATCCAGTCTACACCGTCCTGGCAACCGTTTCGGTCCTCACTCTGGTTGCGGCAGTCCTCGGAGTAACATTTCACGTTGAACGGCTGGAGGTTGCCTTAAACCGCTCCGAACGACTGTTCCAGGGGAGCCAGGAACTCGGTCGCTGGCTGGTGAATGAACATATTCCTCAGATCGCACGCCTGCGTGGTGGCAGCACGCAGCAGGAAGAGCTGGTGTCGAAAACACTCGCGCATCTCCAACGGCTGGAACAGGACGTGGCTGCCGACCGGACGCTCGCCGAATATATAGCGCAAGCCTACCTGAGAATCGCCGAAATTCAATCCGATCCATTCTTTGCCACCGATGTGCGGCTCCAGCAGGCTGTAGAAAGCTATCGTAATACACTGCAATTATATGAAGACCTGGAGCAGCATGCGGGGGCCGATGCTGTCAGTCTCAGACAACCACGAGCCGAAATATTAATTCGGCTGACGCAATTAAATCAGCAACTTGGTGAGAACAGTGTCGCGCGGGAAGAAGTTCACAAGGCCTCTGAGCTGCTGGCAGGGATTCCTCAACCCGATCGTAATACCCGGCTTCTGACTCTGAAAGCAGACTGGTTGACCGTCCAACTCGATCGAGAACAGCTTTCCAGTCAGGATTGCCTCGATCGTTGCCAGAAACTGATGATGCAATGCGACGAACTCAAAAAATCCGGTGATGATCCTGCCCTCGCTGAACTACAGGCCCAACTCTCCCTGCTGATGGCAGAGGTGGTTGAAACGTCTCAACCAGGAACCTTTGCAAACAGCTTGCGTCTCGTCAGCGAACATCTCGAAGATGCGATTTCGTATTTCGAAGAACCAGCTCAACAGGACTTACACGTTGTCTGGCAGCAGGCCCGAACCCGATCCCGCCTGGCGCAGGTACTCGACGCCGATAACCAGCAGAAAAAAGCTGATCAACTACTGGAACAGGCGATCGAACAACAGCAAAGCCTCGTCAACGAAATTCCGGAAAGTCCTGTAATCACCCTGTCACTATTGAAGTTTCTGGAACAAAGGCTGGCTTTAGAGATTGCCGTCCCCGATCTGGATGCCGCCCTGCAAACGGCTCAGATACACCAGCAGTTTTCAGAAAAGCTGTTCCTGTCCAACCCGAAAGAATTCCGGGAACAGTTCCAGCGTTCTCACGGACTGCTGGCTGACGTACAACGGCTTCGTTTTCGTTACGATGCAGCTGCTGACCATCTGCGCGAGGCCATCGAACTGGCTCGAAATGATAGTTCCCGACAACAACAGGCAATCCTGGCTGGTTTACTCAGAGCCTATGCCGAGTTGCTCGCCGAAGGTGATCGGCAGCATTCCACCGTTCCCGAACGGCTCAAATCCCTGCAGCAGGCAGTGGCGTTTTTGAATGAAAGCCTTGAAATTTATGAGAAGCTGGAAACAGCAACCCAGAGCCCATCTGAGTCACCCTACTGGAAATCGGTCGCTTTGAAACATCAACTCGAAACGGAAATGGAACAACTGAAGCTGCGCACCCTGGAAAGAGGACGAACAACAATACCGCCAGCTACGCTGGACGCTCCGAAACCCGTGCAGCAGAAACAGCAGTAA
- a CDS encoding lipocalin family protein, translated as MTFNLHTNLFRQLFNNALFKGLLCGIATFNVLSGPTFAVAANPINDAAEYKEWGLDYPGKTPSKGTTADSEKPVERPVSQAPVSQAPVSNPSGLMGGTVPQDIAGSFEQAAVHVIVFYADGKHIMMPGWIVDTERRIILTFALMKDATRVHIAYPQVPSDDKDSMIGSPAVILNYDTKMDVAYLQAKTMPQGLAHLTTSNAPQTRPEPQRTVSHKPTAPVPPAQGGHNGGQQGHFNVGGFNGGQQGSFNGGHLQGNGNGGYTPPQQQANPLVGKWYLQDVVNGTQIQIAVAFGAQGQFAMEVMSVDAYGQQNYDSDNGTYTIQGNTLTVNTSDGPEQSRFWFENGVLYVQLVANGTTFAFQQAA; from the coding sequence ATGACTTTCAACCTTCACACTAACCTGTTTCGTCAACTTTTCAACAATGCACTCTTCAAAGGTCTGCTCTGCGGAATCGCTACTTTCAACGTTCTTTCCGGGCCGACTTTTGCTGTCGCAGCGAACCCGATTAACGATGCTGCCGAGTATAAAGAGTGGGGACTTGATTATCCCGGCAAGACTCCCTCCAAGGGGACCACAGCGGATTCTGAAAAACCGGTTGAACGCCCTGTGTCACAGGCTCCTGTTTCTCAAGCTCCTGTATCAAACCCTTCGGGGCTGATGGGGGGCACTGTCCCTCAGGATATCGCAGGCTCCTTTGAGCAGGCTGCGGTTCACGTCATTGTGTTCTACGCTGACGGCAAACACATCATGATGCCCGGCTGGATTGTCGATACGGAACGTCGCATTATTCTGACGTTCGCTCTGATGAAAGATGCCACCCGGGTACATATTGCCTACCCCCAGGTGCCTTCCGATGACAAGGATTCGATGATCGGTTCTCCCGCTGTGATCCTGAACTATGACACCAAGATGGATGTAGCTTATCTGCAGGCCAAAACCATGCCACAGGGACTCGCCCACCTGACCACTTCGAACGCACCACAGACACGTCCTGAACCTCAGCGTACTGTCAGTCACAAACCGACGGCACCAGTGCCTCCTGCACAGGGTGGTCACAATGGTGGTCAGCAGGGACACTTCAATGTTGGCGGATTTAACGGCGGGCAGCAGGGATCGTTCAACGGTGGTCATCTGCAGGGTAATGGAAACGGTGGATATACGCCTCCTCAGCAGCAGGCAAACCCGCTCGTCGGAAAATGGTATCTGCAGGATGTCGTGAATGGGACACAGATTCAGATTGCTGTCGCATTCGGTGCACAGGGGCAGTTTGCGATGGAAGTGATGTCTGTCGATGCCTACGGTCAGCAGAATTATGATTCTGACAACGGTACCTACACCATTCAGGGAAACACGCTGACCGTGAACACCAGCGATGGACCAGAGCAATCCAGGTTCTGGTTTGAGAATGGTGTCCTGTATGTCCAGTTGGTTGCCAACGGAACCACATTCGCTTTCCAGCAGGCAGCATGA